Sequence from the Agrococcus sp. SL85 genome:
CGCACCACCTGAAGGTGCTGCGCTCCGCCGGGGTGCTGGATGCCGAGCGTCGCGGGACCTGGGTCTGGTACTCCGTCGCCCCGGCCCTCCTCCCGGCCGTCCGCACGCTGCTCGAATCCTTCGGCCCCGCCGCCGCGGCCCCTCGGGCGCGCGCCTACGGCGGCCTCGAGGACGTCGACGGCGCCCTCACGCAGCTCGCCGATGCCCTCGCGCTCCGGAACCCGGCCCTGCGGCCGGAGCTCGTCGCCTCGATCGTCCGGGAGTCGTATGCCGGGCTCGCGCGAGGGGCCCGCGTCACCGCGCACCTGGTGCCGCTCACGGAGCGCTTCGCGCGCCAGCGGCTCGCCGACCTGCAGCGCGAGCGCAGCGGTGCCCGCCCGCAGGTGCTCTTCGTCTGCGTCGCGAACGCCGGGCGCTCCCAGCTCGCCGCCGCGCTCGTGCAGCAGCGCTCGGGAGGCCGGATCGTCGCGCGCTCCGCGGGCTCGAACCCTGGCGACGCCGTGCACGAGGGCGTCCTGCCCCTGCTGGAGGCGATCGATTCCGACGCAGCTGCCGCCGCGTACCCGAAGCCGATCACCGACGACGCCGTGCGCGCTGCCGACGTCGTCGTCACGATGGGGTGCGGCGACGTCTGCCCCGTGCTCCCCGGCGTCCGCTACGAGGACTGGGCGGTCGGCGACCCGGCCCTGGCCTCCCCGGAGGGCCTCGCAGCGATCCGCGACGACATCGAGGCGCGCGTCGAGCGACTCGTCGCCTCCCTCACCTGACCCCTCCACACGATCGGAGCCCACCATGCCCACCACCCCCACCGTCCTGTTCGTCTGCGTGCACAACGCGGGCCGCTCGCAGATGGCCGCCGGCTTCGCCCAGGCGCTCTCGGGCGGCGCCGTCGAGGTGCTCTCGGCGGGCAGCGCCCCCAAGGACGCCATCAACCCCGTCGCGATCGAGGCGATGGCGGAGCTCGGCATCGACATCGCCGGCAACCAGCCCAAGGTGCTCACGGTCGAGGCCGTGCGCGAGTCGGATGCGGTCATCACCATGGGCTGCGGCGACGCGTGCCCGATCTTCCCCGGCAAGCGCTACGAGGACTGGGAGCTCGAGGACCCGGCCGGCAAGGACATCGAGACCGTGCGCCGCGTGCGCGACGAGATCAAGGGCCGCGTCGAGGCGCTGCTCGCCGAGCTGCTGCCGGAGCGCGGCTAGGCACGGCGGAGGGCGGGCGGCCGGTCGGTCGCCCGCCCTCGTGCGTGCGGCGCGTCGTGGATCGCGGCGTCAGTGCCCCGCGCCGAGGTTGCCGGCGAGGCGCTCGCGCATGCGCACGCTCGCGTCGTTGAGGCCGCGCAGCTCGACCCGCGTGCCGAGGCGGGCGTACTTCGTCTCGATGGCGTCGAGCGCCGCCACGGTCGACGCGTCCCAGATGTGCGAGCGGCCGAGGTCGATCACGACGCGGTCGGGGTCGTCGGCGTACGCGAACTGCGTCGTGAGGTCGTTCGACGAGGCGAAGAAGAGCTCGCCCTCCACGGTGTAGCGGGCGGTCGCGGCGCCGTCCTCCTCGACCAGCTCGCGGGCGACGGTCGCGAAGCGCGCGACGCGGCGCGCGAAGAGCACCATCGCGGTCACGACCCCGACGCCCACGCCGATCGCGAGGTTGTGGGTCGCGACGACCACGACGACGGTGACGACCATGACGACCGTCTCGCCGAGCGGCATGCGACGGAGCGTCGCGGGCGCGACGCTGTGCCAGTCGAAGGTGCCGACCGAGACCATGATCATGACCGCCACGAGCGCAGCCATGGGGATGAGGGCCACGACGTCGCCGAGCACGACGACGAGCAGCAGCAGGCAGACGCCCGCGAGGAAGGTCGAGACGCGCGATCGTGCGCCCGAGGCCTTCACGTTGATCATCGTCTGGCCGATCATGGCGCAGCCGCCCATGCCCCCGAAGAGGCCCGAGAGCACGTTGGCGACGCCCTGCCCCCACGACTCGCGGGTCTTGCTGGAGCGCGTGTCGGTGACGTCGTCGACGAGCTTCGCGGTCATGAGCGACTCGAGGAGGCCCACGAGCGCCATGGCGAGCGCCGTGGGGCCGATGATGCCGAGCGTCTCGAGCGTGAGCGGCACGGCCGGCACGAAGAGCTCGGGGAGGCTGCGGGGCAGCTCGCCCTCGTCGCCGACGTTCGGCACGGCGGCGAGGCCGAACGCGAGCACCACGCCCGTGAGCACGACGATGGCGACGAGCGGAGCCGGCACGACGCGGGTGAGGCGCGGGAGCAGCACGAGGATCGCGAGCCCCGCAGCGACGAGCGGGTAGACGAGCCAGGGCACGCCCAGGAGGTGCGGCACCTGCGCCATGAAGATGAGGATCGCGAGCGCGTTCACGAAGCCGACCATGACGCTGCGCGGGATGAAGCGCATGAGCTTGGCCACGCCGAGCAGGCCGAGCACCACCTGCAGCACGCCCGCGAGCAGGACGGTGGCGATGAAGTAGTCGAAGCCGTGGTCGCGCATGACGGGCGCGATCACGAGCGCGACGGCGCCCGTCGCGGCGGAGATCATGGCGGGGCGGCCGCCCAGGAACGCGATCGAGACGGCCATGACGAACGACGAGAAGAGGCCGACGCGCGGGTCGACCCCGGCGATGATCGAGAACGAGATGGCCTCGGGGATGAGCGCGAGCGCGACGACGAGCCCGGCGAGGGCCTCGCGCGTGAGCAGCCGCGGGCTGCGCAGGACGGCGCGCACCGAGGACTCGTCGATCGTGCGCCGCACGGGCGCGGCGGTGTGCTGGGACATGGGTCTCCTGTCGGGAGGGCGGGCCGCGCGGACGCACCGAGGCGGCAGAGGAGGCGAGCGCGTCGTCGCGCGGGGTCGGTCGCGCCTCGGCCAGGATGGTCGGCGGGCGCGAGCCCGATGCAGCGATACTACCCTGACGTGAGGGGAGAGTTGACGAGGATGGCCATGACCGACCGCACGATGCACATCGGCGAGCTCGCCGAACGGGTGGGGCTCTCGCTGCGGAGCCTGCGCCACTGGGACGAGGTGGGCCTCGTGCCGCCCTCCGGCCGCACCGACGGCGGCTTCCGCCTCTACACGGAGGCCGACGAGGCGCGCGTGCGCGTGCTCATGCGGATGAAGCCGCTGCGCTTCACCCTCGAGGAGATGAGCGAGCTCGCGCGGGCGCTCGACGCCTCCCCCGCCGATCCCCTCGCGGCGATGCCCGCCGATCGCGCCGCCTGGTTCCGCGTCGAGGCGCTCGCGCGTCGCGAGCGCGTGGCCCGCGACCTCGCCGACGCGGATGCGACCGTCGCGCTCCTCGGGGGCGGCTCCTAGCGGAGCACGGCCGGCTCGTCGCGCTCGGCGAGCGCCGCCCGCGCCGCGAGCCCCACGATCGCGGTGTAGCTGGGGTAGGCGAAGCGCACCCGCGCGAGCGTCGCGACGTCGATGCCCGCCGCCATGGCGGTCGTGACCGACTGGATCACCTCGATCGCGTTCTCCCCCACCGCGTGGGCGCCGAGGACGAGCGCGCGCCTGCCGTCGACGACAAGCTTCAGGAAGCCGCGCGCGCGGTCGTCGATGACGGCGCGGTCGAGCTGCGCGTAGTCGACGGTCGCGACGACGCAGCGCGGGTCGCGCTCGCGCGCCTCGGCCTCGGTGAGCCCGACGCCCGCGTAGTCGGGGTCGGTGAAGCCGCCCGCGGGCAGCAGCAGGTGGCCGGTGCGGCGCGCCTGGCCGAGCACCGCGTGCTCCGCCGCCGCCTCGCCCTCCGACTGCGCCGCCTGCACGAGCATGTCGCGGCCGTTCGCGTCGCCGACCGCGTAGATGTGCGGCACGGCGCTGCGGAGGTCGCCATCGACCGGGATCGCAGAGCGCTCGAGCGCGATGCCCGCGCGGTCGAGGCCCAGGTCGACGACGTCCGGCGGCCAGCCGGTCGCCATGATGACGGCATCGAAGCGCTCGGCGACGGGCGCGCCGCCGGCGTCCCGCCACGCGAGCTCGATGCCGTCGCCCGCGCGCTCGAGGCGGTCGACGCCCGCGATCCCCGTGCGCACCGTCACGCCGGCGTCGCGGAACGCGGCCGTCACGGCCTCCGAGATCGCGGCGTCGGAGGGCATGAGGATGCGCGGCGCGACGTCGAGCAGCGTGACGCGGGAGCCGAACGCGTCGAGCACCGTCGCGAGCTGCGCGCCCGTGTTGCCGCCGCCGATGATGGCCGCGCGCGCGGGCAGGGACGGCAGGTGCAGCACCTCGTCGGGCATGGTGGCGAGCTCGGCGCCCGGCACCGGCAGGCGCCTGGCCCGCCCACCCACGCAGACGAGGATCGCCTCGGCGCGGATGCGCCGGCCGCTGTCGAGCACGAGCGTGCGCGCGTCCTCGAAGCGCGCCCTGCCCTCCTCGACGAGCGCGACGCCCGCCGCGGCGAAGCGCTCCGCCTCCCGCTTCACGGCCCGCACCCGGTCGACCCGGCCGTGCACGCGCTCGACGACCGTCGGCCAGTCGACCGCGACGCCCTCGACGGCCACGCCGTGCTCGCCCGCGGTGCGCGCGTCGCGCACGAGGCGCGCGGCCTTCGCGAGCACGCGCGTGGGCACGCAGCCGCTGTTGACGCACGTGCCGCCGAGGTGCGCGGCCTCGAGCACCACGACCGAGGCGCCGAGCTCCGCGGCGCGGAGCGCCGCGGCCGTGCCCGCGGGCCCCGCGCCGATCACGGCGACGTCGAAGGCCTCGGGCTCCGCGGACGCGTCCGGCGCCCGCCCGCCGCGGCCTCCTCCAGCATCCGTCGCGTCCACGATCGCTCCTGCCCGCGACCGCGCCTCGGCCGCCCTGGTCGCATCGAACACGGCGGAGGTCGGCGGCGGCTCGGAGGCGGCTGAGGGCTCACTTGCGCGCGGATACCCCCGGGGGTATCTTGAAGGCTTACGACGAGAGGATCCCCACCATGTGCCGTGCCGTCCGCTGCTCCACCTGCGGCAAGACCACCTGGGCCGGCTGCGGCCAGCACGTCGCCGACGTGCGGCGCACCGTGCCCGCGGGTCAGTGGTGCTCGGGCCACGAGGCGGAGCCCAAGCAGGGCTTCCTCGCGCGCCTCCTGGGCCGCTGATGCGCGTCGTCATCGTGGGCGGCGTCGCCGCCGGCATGTCGGCCGCCACGCGCCTGCGGCGCCTCGACGAGCGCGCCGAGATCGTCGTGGTCGAGCGGGGCGAGCACGTCTCCTTCGCCAACTGCGGGCTGCCGTACCACCTGGGCGGCGTGATCGAGCACCGCGACGCACTGCTGCTGCAGACGCCGGAGTCGCTCGCGGCGCGCTTCCGCATCGACGTGCGCGTGCGCACGGAGGCCGTGGCCATCGACCGGGAGGCCCGCGCGCTCGCCGTCGTCGACCTCGCCACGGGCGAGCGCTCCTGGCTCCCCTACGACCGGCTCGTGCTCGCCACGGGCGCCGACGCCATGCCCCCGCTCCCGGGCGGCGGCACCCCCGTGCACCAGCTGCGCACGATCGCCGACATGGACGCCGTCCTCGCGGTGCTCGAGGCGGCGCCCGAGGGCGCGCCCGTGCTCGTGGTCGGCGCCGGCTTCATCGGCCTCGAGGCGGTCGAGAACCTCGTGGCCCGCGGCCAGCGGGTGACCCTCGTCTCGCGCGGCGACCGGCCGCTCTCTCGCCTCGACCTCGCGCTCTCCGAGGCCGTCTCGGACGCCCTCGAGCGCCACGGCGTCGAGCTGCTGCTCGGCACCGTCGTCGACGAGGTCGTCGCGGGCGGCGCCCGGCTGTCCGACGGCCGCACCCTCGACGCGGCGCTCGTGCTCGACGCCCGGGGCGTGCGCCCCGCCGCGCGGCTCGCCGCGGACGCCGGTCTCGCGCTGGGGCCTCGCGGCGGCATCGCGGTGGACGCCTCCCATGCCACGAGCGACCCCGCGATCCTCGCGGTCGGCGACGCCGTCGAGCAGCGCGACGCCGTCGACGGCGCACCCGCGCTCGTCGCGATGGCGGGCCTCGCCAACCGGGGCGGCCGCGAGGCGGCCGACGCCATCGCGGGCCTGCCCGTGGCGGCGGCGCCCGCGCTCGGCACCGCGATCGTGCAGGTCTTCGACCGCACGGTCGCCATGACGGGCTGGAGCCCCGAGCACGCTGCCGCCCAGGGCCGCCCGCACCGCGTCGTGCGCACCCACCCCGCGCACCACGCCGGCTACTACCCGGGCGCCGAGCAGATGTCGATCGTGCTCGTCGTCGACGAGGCCGACGACCGCATCCTCGGCGCGCAGATCGTCGGCGGCGCGGGCGTCGACCGTCGCATCGACGTGCTCGCGGTCGCG
This genomic interval carries:
- a CDS encoding metalloregulator ArsR/SmtB family transcription factor, giving the protein MSVEPEACAPTASHAIGERAATAIAATLKALADPLRLRMLSAIATDPRGESCVCDLAALAEVSQPTVSHHLKVLRSAGVLDAERRGTWVWYSVAPALLPAVRTLLESFGPAAAAPRARAYGGLEDVDGALTQLADALALRNPALRPELVASIVRESYAGLARGARVTAHLVPLTERFARQRLADLQRERSGARPQVLFVCVANAGRSQLAAALVQQRSGGRIVARSAGSNPGDAVHEGVLPLLEAIDSDAAAAAYPKPITDDAVRAADVVVTMGCGDVCPVLPGVRYEDWAVGDPALASPEGLAAIRDDIEARVERLVASLT
- a CDS encoding arsenate reductase ArsC yields the protein MPTTPTVLFVCVHNAGRSQMAAGFAQALSGGAVEVLSAGSAPKDAINPVAIEAMAELGIDIAGNQPKVLTVEAVRESDAVITMGCGDACPIFPGKRYEDWELEDPAGKDIETVRRVRDEIKGRVEALLAELLPERG
- a CDS encoding SulP family inorganic anion transporter, giving the protein MSQHTAAPVRRTIDESSVRAVLRSPRLLTREALAGLVVALALIPEAISFSIIAGVDPRVGLFSSFVMAVSIAFLGGRPAMISAATGAVALVIAPVMRDHGFDYFIATVLLAGVLQVVLGLLGVAKLMRFIPRSVMVGFVNALAILIFMAQVPHLLGVPWLVYPLVAAGLAILVLLPRLTRVVPAPLVAIVVLTGVVLAFGLAAVPNVGDEGELPRSLPELFVPAVPLTLETLGIIGPTALAMALVGLLESLMTAKLVDDVTDTRSSKTRESWGQGVANVLSGLFGGMGGCAMIGQTMINVKASGARSRVSTFLAGVCLLLLVVVLGDVVALIPMAALVAVMIMVSVGTFDWHSVAPATLRRMPLGETVVMVVTVVVVVATHNLAIGVGVGVVTAMVLFARRVARFATVARELVEEDGAATARYTVEGELFFASSNDLTTQFAYADDPDRVVIDLGRSHIWDASTVAALDAIETKYARLGTRVELRGLNDASVRMRERLAGNLGAGH
- a CDS encoding MerR family transcriptional regulator, translating into MTDRTMHIGELAERVGLSLRSLRHWDEVGLVPPSGRTDGGFRLYTEADEARVRVLMRMKPLRFTLEEMSELARALDASPADPLAAMPADRAAWFRVEALARRERVARDLADADATVALLGGGS
- a CDS encoding dihydrolipoyl dehydrogenase family protein, which gives rise to MDATDAGGGRGGRAPDASAEPEAFDVAVIGAGPAGTAAALRAAELGASVVVLEAAHLGGTCVNSGCVPTRVLAKAARLVRDARTAGEHGVAVEGVAVDWPTVVERVHGRVDRVRAVKREAERFAAAGVALVEEGRARFEDARTLVLDSGRRIRAEAILVCVGGRARRLPVPGAELATMPDEVLHLPSLPARAAIIGGGNTGAQLATVLDAFGSRVTLLDVAPRILMPSDAAISEAVTAAFRDAGVTVRTGIAGVDRLERAGDGIELAWRDAGGAPVAERFDAVIMATGWPPDVVDLGLDRAGIALERSAIPVDGDLRSAVPHIYAVGDANGRDMLVQAAQSEGEAAAEHAVLGQARRTGHLLLPAGGFTDPDYAGVGLTEAEARERDPRCVVATVDYAQLDRAVIDDRARGFLKLVVDGRRALVLGAHAVGENAIEVIQSVTTAMAAGIDVATLARVRFAYPSYTAIVGLAARAALAERDEPAVLR
- a CDS encoding FAD-dependent oxidoreductase translates to MRVVIVGGVAAGMSAATRLRRLDERAEIVVVERGEHVSFANCGLPYHLGGVIEHRDALLLQTPESLAARFRIDVRVRTEAVAIDREARALAVVDLATGERSWLPYDRLVLATGADAMPPLPGGGTPVHQLRTIADMDAVLAVLEAAPEGAPVLVVGAGFIGLEAVENLVARGQRVTLVSRGDRPLSRLDLALSEAVSDALERHGVELLLGTVVDEVVAGGARLSDGRTLDAALVLDARGVRPAARLAADAGLALGPRGGIAVDASHATSDPAILAVGDAVEQRDAVDGAPALVAMAGLANRGGREAADAIAGLPVAAAPALGTAIVQVFDRTVAMTGWSPEHAAAQGRPHRVVRTHPAHHAGYYPGAEQMSIVLVVDEADDRILGAQIVGGAGVDRRIDVLAVAMRAGLTASSLVDLELAYAPQFGSAKDPVNLLGMVAQNRASGVAAAIAWHDVEAAVAAGAVVVDVRTEAEHDRGAIPGSTSIPVDALRERLDELRGREVIVHCQVGQRAHVAQRILAQHGVAARNLDGGWLTWRAGDRARRRARALEHA